In one Oryza glaberrima chromosome 2, OglaRS2, whole genome shotgun sequence genomic region, the following are encoded:
- the LOC127761543 gene encoding uncharacterized protein LOC127761543, with the protein MSKKNNLAKRKKQHEFDLQREKEAKEKLAKKLQAKKSKMKIDGDVKRKGGKFKVGKKKVKTKLSALTKAKAAQAMEVDK; encoded by the exons ATGTCGAAGAAGAACAACCTCGCCAAGCGGAAGAAGCAGCACGAGTTCGACCTCCAAA gggAAAAGGAGGCGAAGGAGAAACTGGCCAAGAAGCTGCAGGCCAAGAAATCCAAGATGAAG ATAGATGGTGATGTGAAAAGGAAGGGTGGCAAATTTAAGGTTGGCAAGAAAAAGGTGAAGACAAAACTTTCAGCCTTAACAAAAGCCAAAGCTGCGCAAGCAATGGAGGTCGACAAGTAA
- the LOC127761179 gene encoding remorin-like isoform X1, whose amino-acid sequence METQEAKRADVAAAPATATGGEVVKPAAGDAGAVAKMTDGPSAPAGKAATPTGSVDRDAILANVELERKLSMIKAWEESEKSKAENKAQKKMSSILSWENTRKAAIEAKLRTQEEKLERKKAEYAEKMRNQVAAIHKAAEEKRATVEATRHEEIIKYEEMAAKHRSKGTTPTKFLSCFGS is encoded by the exons ATGGAGACCCAGGAGGCGAAGAGAGCagatgtggcggcggcgccggcgacggcgaccggcggtgaGGTCGTCAaaccggccgccggcgatgcTGGTGCAGTAGCCAAGATGA CAGATGGACCTTCAGCACCAGCAGGCAAAGCTGCAACTCCAACGGGTTCGGTTGACAGAG ATGCCATACTCGCAAACGTAGAGCTGGAGAGGAAACTGTCAATGATCAAGGCGTGGGAGGAGAGCGAGAAGAGCAAAGCGGAGAACAA GGCTCAGAAGAAGATGTCATCCATACTCTCGTGGGAGAACACGAGGAAGGCAGCTATAGAAGCAAAACTGCGAACACAAGAG GAGAAGCtggagaggaagaaggcggaGTACGCGGAGAAGATGAGGAACCAGGTGGCGGCGATCCacaaggcggcggaggagaagagggCGACGGTGGAGGCGACGCGGCACGAGGAGATAATCAAGTATGAGGAGATGGCCGCCAAGCACAGGTCCAAGGGGACTACACCCACCAAGTTCCTCTCTTGTTTCGGCTCCTAA
- the LOC127761179 gene encoding remorin-like isoform X2, producing METQEAKRADVAAAPATATGGEVVKPAAGDAGAVAKMNGPSAPAGKAATPTGSVDRDAILANVELERKLSMIKAWEESEKSKAENKAQKKMSSILSWENTRKAAIEAKLRTQEEKLERKKAEYAEKMRNQVAAIHKAAEEKRATVEATRHEEIIKYEEMAAKHRSKGTTPTKFLSCFGS from the exons ATGGAGACCCAGGAGGCGAAGAGAGCagatgtggcggcggcgccggcgacggcgaccggcggtgaGGTCGTCAaaccggccgccggcgatgcTGGTGCAGTAGCCAAGATGA ATGGACCTTCAGCACCAGCAGGCAAAGCTGCAACTCCAACGGGTTCGGTTGACAGAG ATGCCATACTCGCAAACGTAGAGCTGGAGAGGAAACTGTCAATGATCAAGGCGTGGGAGGAGAGCGAGAAGAGCAAAGCGGAGAACAA GGCTCAGAAGAAGATGTCATCCATACTCTCGTGGGAGAACACGAGGAAGGCAGCTATAGAAGCAAAACTGCGAACACAAGAG GAGAAGCtggagaggaagaaggcggaGTACGCGGAGAAGATGAGGAACCAGGTGGCGGCGATCCacaaggcggcggaggagaagagggCGACGGTGGAGGCGACGCGGCACGAGGAGATAATCAAGTATGAGGAGATGGCCGCCAAGCACAGGTCCAAGGGGACTACACCCACCAAGTTCCTCTCTTGTTTCGGCTCCTAA
- the LOC127761178 gene encoding uncharacterized protein LOC127761178 produces MAKPSPAAVHTPRPASIRSTRASVGSSSTPRPPIPAAAANSKGVAKCLAFHDGDFTFPDDLAPLLDLPDPADSSSTTTTSALISAAPDPDDAITASADSALTEVTAPAETTAMVDEEEEEEEPLPDQISLALAELRGGRGLSPRSKRLVAALVEAAAAELRPTATTLRLRRAAFWVKVRVWILAATVATVFAIDVALAVALVSRCGNDLYDALPPT; encoded by the exons ATGGCGAagccgtctcccgccgccgtGCACACCCCGCGCCCCGCCTCCATCCGCTCCACCCGGGCATCCgtcggctcctcctccacccccagGCCGccgatccccgccgccgccgccaactccaaG GGGGTCGCCAAGTGCCTGGCCTTCCACGACGGCGACTTCACCTTCCCCGACGACCTCGCGCCGCTGCTCGACCTCCCCGACCCCGCcgactcctcctccaccaccactacctctgCCCTCATCTCCGCCGCCCCGGACCCGGATGACGCCATCACCGCTTCCGCCGACTCCGCTCTCACCGAG GTGACAGCGCCCGCCGAGACTACGGCGAtggtcgacgaggaggaggaggaggaggagcccctCCCGGACCAGATCAGCCTCGCGCTCGCCGAGctgcgcggcggccgcggcctcaGCCCCCGGTCCAagcgcctcgtcgccgcgctcgtggaggccgccgccgccgagctccgccccACGGCCACCACCCTccgcctgcgccgcgccgccttctGGGTGAAGGTGCGCGTCTGGATCCTCGCCGCGACGGTCGCCACCGTGTTCGCCATCGacgtcgcgctcgccgtcgccctcgtctCCCGCTGCGGCAACGACCTCTACGACGCGCTGCCCCCAACCTGa
- the LOC127761402 gene encoding V-type proton ATPase subunit F has translation MAGRPSIPTNSSALIAIIADEDTVTGFLLAGVGNVDLRKKTNYLIVDNKTTVKQIEDAFKEFTTREDIAIVLISQYVANMIRFLVDSYNRPVPAILEIPSKDHPYDPAHDSVLSRVKYLFSAESVASDRR, from the exons ATGGCGGGGAGGCCCAGCATCCCGACCAACAGCTCCGCTCtcatcgccatcatcgccgACGAG GACACGGTCACTGGGTTTTTGTTGGCTGGAGTTGGCAATGTTGATCTGAGGAAAAAGACAAATTACCTTATTGTTGATAACA AAACAACAGTCAAACAAATCGAAGATGCATTTAAGGAATTCACTACAAGGGAGGACATTGCAATTGTTCTCATCAGCCAATAT GTTGCGAACATGATAAGGTTCCTGGTGGATAGCTACAACAGGCCCGTTCCTGCTATATTGGAGATCCCATCCAAGGATCATCCGTATGACCCAGCACACGATTCTGTTCTTTCTCGCGTGAAGTACCTGTTTTCTGCTGAATCGGTGGCATCAGATAGGCGATAA
- the LOC127764590 gene encoding uncharacterized protein LOC127764590, protein MKNKKGSRRNRNKSAPVMVVDRLTTLPDDILLNIMDRLDTPDALRTCLLSKRTLHLRHMLSRFQIGLRSFAPDPDYVTFKETIVMNAAVADATDNVLNFRAKGIPLRQLSICFYLKYYDCLTIGKAVARAMATHKLDSAEFRILTDYKLHYYTFYGLRNNGKRLMIFFGACTDAFAGLTRLYLQNLRLAETDIPNIIATCKRLESLRMFMCQTEGTVLQLQVEHQRLVELDICHGCLKLVKLNSLPKLERLVFYSWRHPQEPLYFGNVPQLSSLSLTNVGLRWHNLIRLSQFLSNVTSIRDLHLNLESERIWVQPECPKLLAPVLQNLQVLTLDDLREGCDIAWTRFFLEAAPFLKELCITVWDHWCNIVTDKVEREEEGYCDKTNVQWESSSPDGFRHCNLVKLTIYGFQPDDNFLGYIRHIMESAVNIEEISLYDRKVEDCCEELDPKIKVAPSKYPQTVEEQELLRKQITEGLVMASPHVINFRS, encoded by the exons ATGAAGAACAAGAAGGGTAGTCGCCGCAACCGCAAT AAATCAGCTCCCGTAATGGTGGTGGATAGGCTCACCACGCTACCTGATGACATCCTGCTCAACATCATGGACCGCCTCGACACCCCCGATGCCCTCAGAACCTGCCTCCTCTCTAAGAGGACACTCCACCTCCGACACATGCTTTCGCGCTTTCAAATTGGCCTACG ttcgtTCGCGCCAGATCCTGATTATGTCACTTTTAAGGAGACTATCGTGATGAACGCCGCCGTGGCCGATGCAACGGACAATGTTCTCAATTTCAGAGCCAAAGGGATCCCTCTTCGCCAACTCAGCATATGTTTCTACTTGAAATACTACGATTGTCTCACCATCGGCAAAGCTGTTGCCCGAGCCATGGCAACCCACAAGCTTGACAGCGCTGAGTTCAGAATTCTGACAGATTATAAGCTACATTATTACACTTTTTATGGTCTCCGCAACAATGGGAAACGGCTCATGATCTTTTTTGGTGCTTGTACTGATGCATTTGCTGGGCTTACAAGACTCTACCTACAGAACTTGAGGCTTGCTGAAACTGACATTCCCAATATTATTGCCACATGCAAACGATTAGAGTCTCTGCGTATGTTCATGTGTCAAACAGAGGGTACTGTGTTGCAGCTGCAGGTGGAACACCAACGGCTTGTTGAGCTTGATATCTGCCACGGATGTTTAAAACTAGTCAAGCTCAATTCTCTACCGAAACTCGAACGGCTGGTCTTTTATAGTTGGAGACATCCCCAAGAACCCTTGTATTTTGGCAATGTTCCGCAGCTGTCAAGCCTAAGCCTCACTAATGTAGGTCTGAGATGGCACAACCTTATCAGATTAAGTCAGTTTCTTTCTAATGTAACCTCCATAAGAGACCTGCATCTCAACCTCGAAAGTGAAAGG ATTTGGGTTCAGCCAGAGTGCCCGAAACTGCTGGCGCCTGTTCTCCAGAATCTGCAAGTTTTGACTCTGGATGATCTCCGTGAAGGATGTGATATCGCTTGGACACGCTTCTTTCTTGAAGCTGCACCCTTCCTGAAGGAGCTATGCATCACAGTTTGGGACCATTGGTGTAATATTGTGACGGACAAGGTGGAACGGGAAGAAGAGGGTTACTGTGACAAAACAAACGTGCAGTGGGAGTCATCTTCACCTGATGGTTTCAGGCATTGCAATCTGGTTAAGCTCACCATCTACGGTTTCCAACCTGATGACAACTTTTTGGGATACATCAGGCACATCATGGAATCCGCGGTTAACATAGAGGAGATATCCCTGTACGACCGGAAGGTGGAAGATTGCTGTGAAGAGTTGGATCCCAAAATCAAGGTTGCTCCGTCAAAGTATCCGCAGACCGTCGAGGAGCAGGAGTTGCTGAGGAAGCAAATTACAGAGGGATTGGTGATGGCATCGCCTCATGTAATTAACTTCCGGTCTTAA
- the LOC127763720 gene encoding uncharacterized protein LOC127763720, with the protein MKNKKGSRRNRNKSAAHNNHLLVVDRFTKLPDDVLLNILERLNTPDAVRTCLLSKRTIHLRHLLSNLNISLHSFLPHYYGYYATSKDAIQIQMNAAVSDATDSILNFRNQEIPLRQLSITFYLKYYDCLAIGKAVARAMATHSHNLDSAEFIILTGKRALYCSIDDLRHNGKLLMTFFGACTDAFAGLTRLHLRNLRLAETDIPNIIATCKRLEYLKLSACQIEDSVLQLQLEHPHLVELDISTANLDLVELNSLPNLKRLVFSVWVCPQEPLSFGNVPLLSSLSLTNVAMRWHKVIRLSQFLANITFIKDLHLNFLSEKIWVHPECPELLAPVLQNLQVLNLDELPEECDIAWTSFFLEAAPSLKEMCITVWDHWCEIETDKVEREEQGYCDKTNLEWESSAPDGFRHYNLTKFTIYGFQPNENFLGYIRHIMEAAVNLEDISLYDRKVLECCEDLDPKIKVAPSRYPQTIVEQELLRKQITEGLVMASPHVIHFRS; encoded by the exons ATGAAGAATAAGAAGGGTAGTCGCCGCAACCGCAAT AAATCAGCAGCTCACAATAACCACCTACTAGTAGTGGATAGGTTCACCAAGCTTCCTGATGATGTCCTGCTCAACATCCTCGAACGCCTCAACACCCCCGACGCTGTCAGGACATGCCTCCTTTCTAAGAGGACGATCCACCTTCGACATTTGCTCTCAAACTTAAACATTTCGCTGCATTCCTTTTTGCCCCATTATTATGGTTATTATGCCACCTCCAAGGATGCAATTCAGATTCAGATGAATGCTGCTGTGTCAGATGCAACAGACAGCATCCTCAATTTCAGAAACCAAGAGATTCCCCTTCGCCAACTCAGCATAACCTTCTACCTCAAGTACTATGATTGTCTCGCCATTGGCAAAGCTGTTGCCCGAGCAATGGCCACCCACAGCCACAACCTCGACAGCGCTGAATTCATTATTCTGACAGGGAAGCGGGCACTATATTGCTCTATCGACGATCTCCGCCACAATGGCAAGCTGCTCATGACATTTTTCGGTGCCTGTACTGATGCATTTGCCGGCCTTACACGTCTCCACCTACGCAACTTAAGGCTTGCTGAAACTGACATTCCAAACATCATCGCCACATGCAAACGGCTAGAGTATTTGAAATTGTCCGCGTGTCAAATAGAGGATAGTGTATTGCAGCTGCAGTTGGAACACCCACACCTTGTTGAGCTTGATATCTCCACTGCGAACTTAGACCTAGTTGAGCTCAACTCCCTACCAAACCTCAAACGATTGGTTTTTAGTGTGTGGGTTTGTCCCCAAGAACCCTTGTCTTTTGGCAACGTTCCATTGCTTTCAAGCCTAAGCCTCACTAATGTAGCCATGAGATGGCATAAGGTTATCAGGTTAAGTCAGTTCCTTGCTAATATCACCTTCATAAAAGACCTGCACCTCAATTTCTTAAGTGAGAAG ATTTGGGTTCATCCGGAGTGCCCGGAACTGTTGGCGCCTGTTCTCCAGAATCTGCAAGTTTTGAATCTGGATGAACTCCCTGAAGAATGTGATATCGCTTGGACAAGTTTCTTTCTTGAGGCCGCACCCTCCCTGAAGGAGATGTGCATCACAGTTTGGGACCATTGGTGTGAGATTGAGACAGACAAGGTGGAACGGGAAGAACAGGGTTACTGCGACAAAACAAACTTGGAGTGGGAGTCATCTGCACCTGATGGTTTCAGGCATTACAACCTGACTAAGTTTACCATCTATGGTTTCCAACCAAATGAGAACTTCCTTGGATACATCAGGCACATCATGGAAGCTGCTGTTAACCTAGAGGACATATCCCTGTACGACAGGAAGGTGCTTGAGTGCTGTGAAGACTTGGATCCCAAGATCAAGGTTGCTCCGTCAAGGTATCCGCAGACCATCGTGGAGCAGGAGCTGCTGAGGAAGCAAATTACGGAGGGATTGGTGATGGCGTCGCCTCATGTAATTCACTTCCGGTCTTAA
- the LOC127763719 gene encoding DEAD-box ATP-dependent RNA helicase 48 isoform X1 has product MGGGPRTFPGGLSKWQHKRMHEKLARHKERGLLRHEKQLYLARLRSEIRASRLPAAGASPPDDGEGPTSSRAHIRALADRFLLPGAEDLWNEDDGPIRRADRPRPPRRIVSVGGNGGDRRKLDSTKQELPRGGKEPRLAAFNPRRDFQTAAPWWWQWSSSSAIPSRTKEASFCFFGPKRSYSVMPLFQAHQESSDASMMPLIARGLASARTAPSQLNGERFYSFAAGRFGRKLRPDSSDEDDEDISTAKKDMRFARFGASSEEESGDDELEARSAIRKKWSSAALRNCDKKKERRALKSYEEENNDLSGSFRELREEIKNREVLGAERRRYESRGESLFTNKRFDECGISPLTVKALTDAGYVQTTFVQETALPMCLEGKDVLVKAKTGTGKSAAFLLPAIESVLNAMKSHTNHRVSPIFSLVLCPTRELAIQLTAEANVLLKYHQGIGVQSLIGGTRFKLDQRRLESDPCQILVATPGRLLDHIENKSSFSVRLMGLKLLVLDEADHLLDLGFRTDIEKIVDSLPRQRQTLLFSATIPKEVRRVSQLVLKRDHVFVDTVGLGAVETPTKVEQLYLVMPHELHFHMVYRLLREHIDQEVDYKVIVFCTTAMVTEFMYIMLRDLKLNVREIHSRKPQLYRTRISEEFRDSSRLILVTSDVSTRGVNYPGVTLVIQVGVPSDREHYIHRLGRTGREGKSGKGILLLAPWEEYFLNEIHDLPVQKSQTPNIDEEMKRKVDGSIKIVDMSIKEAAYHAWLGYYNSIGDVGRDKTMLVDLANRFCKSIGLEKPPALYRKTALKMGLKDVPGIRIRK; this is encoded by the exons ATGGGGGGCGGGCCGAGGACGTTCCCGGGCGGGCTGTCGAAGTGGCAGCACAAGCGGATGCACGAGAAGCTCGCGAGGCACAAGGAGCGGGGGCTCCTCCGCCACGAGAAGCAGCTCTACCTCGCCCGCCTCCGCTCCGAGATCCGCGCTTCCcggctgcccgccgccggcgcctcccctcccgacGACGGCGAAGGCCCCACCTCCTCGCGCGCCCACATCCGCGCCCTCGCCGACCGCTTCCTCTTGCCCGGCGCCGAGGATCTCTGGAACGAAGACGACGGGCCCATCCGCCGCGCCgaccggccgcggccgccgaggaggatCGTCTCCGTTGGCGGGAATGGCGGCGACCGCCGTAAGTTGGACTCTACAAAGCAGGAGCTACCGAGGGGTGGGAAGGAGCCGCGTCTGGCTGCGTTCAATCCTAGGAGGGATTTCCAGACGGCCGCGCCCTGGTGGTGGCAATGGAGCTCGTCTTCCGCCATTCCTTCGCGAACAAAGGAGGCATCCTTTTGTTTCTTCGGTCCCAAGAGATCCTACTCAGTGATGCCTCTGTTCCAGGCGCATCAGGAGTCCAGTGATGCATCGATGATGCCGCTGATTGCTAGAGGTCTTGCCAGTGCTCGCACTGCTCCCTCGCAGTTGAATGGAGAGAGGTTCTACTCGTTCGCAGCAGGGCGATTTGGCAGGAAATTGAGGCCAGACTCCTCagatgaggatgatgaggatATATCAACTGCGAAGAAGGATATGAGGTTTGCGAGGTTTGGAGCATCCAGTGAGGAGGAATCAGGAGACGATGAATTGGAGGCGAGAAGTGCCATCAGGAAGAAATGGAGCAGTGCTGCTTTGAGGAACTGTGAtaagaagaaggagaggagagcgcTCAAGTCCTATGAGGAAGAAAACAACGATCTCTCTGGTAGCTTCCGAGAGCTGCGAGAGGAGATAAAGAACAGGGAAGTGTTGGGTGCTGAGCGGAGGCGTTACGAGTCGAGGGGTGAATCTTTATTTACCAATAAAAG ATTTGATGAATGTGGTATCTCTCCCCTAACAGTAAAAGCACTCACTGATGCTGGATATGTACAGACAACCTTTGTGCAGGAAACAGCACTTCCTATGTGTCTTGAAg GCAAAGATGTCCTTGTCAAGGCTAAAACTGGAACTGGCAAAAGTGCAGCTTTTCTg CTCCCTGCAATTGAATCAGTCCTGAATGCTATGAAGAGCCATACAAATCATCGAGTGTCTCCAATATTTTCGCTTGTCCTTTGCCCTACAAGAGAGCTTGCCATCCAGCTCACAGCTGAGGCAAATGTTCTGTTGAAGTACCATCAAGGAATTGGTGTTCAATCTCTTATTGGTGGTACTAGATTCAAGCTAGATCAAAGACGTTTAGAATCTGATCCATGTCAG ATTTTAGTTGCTACACCTGGTAGACTGCTCGATCACATTGAGAACAAATCTTCATTCTCTGTTCGCTTGATGGGATTGAAGTTGCTTGTATTGGATGAAGCTGATCATTTGCTAGATTTGGGTTTCCGTACAGACATTGAAAAGATTGTTGATAGTTTGCCACGTCAAAGACAGACACTACTATTTTCTGCTACAATACCAAAGGAG GTTCGAAGGGTTTCACAGCTAGTTTTAAAAAGGGATCATGTTTTTGTTGATACAGTGGGCTTGGGAGCTGTTGAAACTCCTACTAAG GTGGAGCAGTTGTATCTCGTTATGCCACATGAGCTGCATTTTCATATGGTTTATCGCCTTCTCCGAGAACATATTGATCAGGAAGTGGACTATAAG GTGATTGTTTTCTGCACAACTGCCATGGTGACTGAATTTATGTATATAATGCTTCGAGATTTGAAGCTAAATGTCCGAGAAATCCATTCAAGAAAGCCTCAGCTCTATAGAACTCGGATATCAGAAGAATTTCGAGATTCTAGTCGCTTGATTCTGGTGACCTCAGATGTTTCAACACGTGGAGTGAATTATCCAGGTGTCACCCTAGTCATTCAG GTTGGTGTTCCTTCAGATAGAGAGCACTACATCCATCGACTTGGAAGGACCGGAAGAGAAGGTAAATCTGGTAAAGGGATTCTTTTGCTTGCGCCATGGGAAGAGTATTTCTTAAATGAGATACATGATCTCCCGGTGCAGAAGTCTCAAACACCAAACATTGACGAGGAGATGAAACGAAAG GTTGATGGTTCAATAAAGATAGTTGATATGAGCATCAAGGAGGCAGCATATCACGCATGGCTTGGCTACTACAATTCAATAGGTGACGTTGGAAGAGACAAGACCATGCTTGTTGACCTAGCGAACAGGTTCTGTAAATCCATCGGTTTGGAAAAGCCTCCAGCACTGTACAGGAAAACTGCTCTGAAGATGGGCCTTAAGGATGTACCTGGGATTCGAATCAGGAAATAG
- the LOC127763719 gene encoding DEAD-box ATP-dependent RNA helicase 48 isoform X2 encodes MGGGPRTFPGGLSKWQHKRMHEKLARHKERGLLRHEKQLYLARLRSEIRASRLPAAGASPPDDGEGPTSSRAHIRALADRFLLPGAEDLWNEDDGPIRRADRPRPPRRIVSVGGNGGDRRKLDSTKQELPRGGKEPRLAAFNPRRDFQTAAPWWWQWSSSSAIPSRTKEASFCFFGPKRSYSVMPLFQAHQESSDASMMPLIARGLASARTAPSQLNGERFYSFAAGRFGRKLRPDSSDEDDEDISTAKKDMRFARFGASSEEESGDDELEARSAIRKKWSSAALRNCDKKKERRALKSYEEENNDLSGSFRELREEIKNREVLGAERRRYESRGESLFTNKRFDECGISPLTVKALTDAGYVQTTFVQETALPMCLEVLNAMKSHTNHRVSPIFSLVLCPTRELAIQLTAEANVLLKYHQGIGVQSLIGGTRFKLDQRRLESDPCQILVATPGRLLDHIENKSSFSVRLMGLKLLVLDEADHLLDLGFRTDIEKIVDSLPRQRQTLLFSATIPKEVRRVSQLVLKRDHVFVDTVGLGAVETPTKVEQLYLVMPHELHFHMVYRLLREHIDQEVDYKVIVFCTTAMVTEFMYIMLRDLKLNVREIHSRKPQLYRTRISEEFRDSSRLILVTSDVSTRGVNYPGVTLVIQVGVPSDREHYIHRLGRTGREGKSGKGILLLAPWEEYFLNEIHDLPVQKSQTPNIDEEMKRKVDGSIKIVDMSIKEAAYHAWLGYYNSIGDVGRDKTMLVDLANRFCKSIGLEKPPALYRKTALKMGLKDVPGIRIRK; translated from the exons ATGGGGGGCGGGCCGAGGACGTTCCCGGGCGGGCTGTCGAAGTGGCAGCACAAGCGGATGCACGAGAAGCTCGCGAGGCACAAGGAGCGGGGGCTCCTCCGCCACGAGAAGCAGCTCTACCTCGCCCGCCTCCGCTCCGAGATCCGCGCTTCCcggctgcccgccgccggcgcctcccctcccgacGACGGCGAAGGCCCCACCTCCTCGCGCGCCCACATCCGCGCCCTCGCCGACCGCTTCCTCTTGCCCGGCGCCGAGGATCTCTGGAACGAAGACGACGGGCCCATCCGCCGCGCCgaccggccgcggccgccgaggaggatCGTCTCCGTTGGCGGGAATGGCGGCGACCGCCGTAAGTTGGACTCTACAAAGCAGGAGCTACCGAGGGGTGGGAAGGAGCCGCGTCTGGCTGCGTTCAATCCTAGGAGGGATTTCCAGACGGCCGCGCCCTGGTGGTGGCAATGGAGCTCGTCTTCCGCCATTCCTTCGCGAACAAAGGAGGCATCCTTTTGTTTCTTCGGTCCCAAGAGATCCTACTCAGTGATGCCTCTGTTCCAGGCGCATCAGGAGTCCAGTGATGCATCGATGATGCCGCTGATTGCTAGAGGTCTTGCCAGTGCTCGCACTGCTCCCTCGCAGTTGAATGGAGAGAGGTTCTACTCGTTCGCAGCAGGGCGATTTGGCAGGAAATTGAGGCCAGACTCCTCagatgaggatgatgaggatATATCAACTGCGAAGAAGGATATGAGGTTTGCGAGGTTTGGAGCATCCAGTGAGGAGGAATCAGGAGACGATGAATTGGAGGCGAGAAGTGCCATCAGGAAGAAATGGAGCAGTGCTGCTTTGAGGAACTGTGAtaagaagaaggagaggagagcgcTCAAGTCCTATGAGGAAGAAAACAACGATCTCTCTGGTAGCTTCCGAGAGCTGCGAGAGGAGATAAAGAACAGGGAAGTGTTGGGTGCTGAGCGGAGGCGTTACGAGTCGAGGGGTGAATCTTTATTTACCAATAAAAG ATTTGATGAATGTGGTATCTCTCCCCTAACAGTAAAAGCACTCACTGATGCTGGATATGTACAGACAACCTTTGTGCAGGAAACAGCACTTCCTATGTGTCTTGAAg TCCTGAATGCTATGAAGAGCCATACAAATCATCGAGTGTCTCCAATATTTTCGCTTGTCCTTTGCCCTACAAGAGAGCTTGCCATCCAGCTCACAGCTGAGGCAAATGTTCTGTTGAAGTACCATCAAGGAATTGGTGTTCAATCTCTTATTGGTGGTACTAGATTCAAGCTAGATCAAAGACGTTTAGAATCTGATCCATGTCAG ATTTTAGTTGCTACACCTGGTAGACTGCTCGATCACATTGAGAACAAATCTTCATTCTCTGTTCGCTTGATGGGATTGAAGTTGCTTGTATTGGATGAAGCTGATCATTTGCTAGATTTGGGTTTCCGTACAGACATTGAAAAGATTGTTGATAGTTTGCCACGTCAAAGACAGACACTACTATTTTCTGCTACAATACCAAAGGAG GTTCGAAGGGTTTCACAGCTAGTTTTAAAAAGGGATCATGTTTTTGTTGATACAGTGGGCTTGGGAGCTGTTGAAACTCCTACTAAG GTGGAGCAGTTGTATCTCGTTATGCCACATGAGCTGCATTTTCATATGGTTTATCGCCTTCTCCGAGAACATATTGATCAGGAAGTGGACTATAAG GTGATTGTTTTCTGCACAACTGCCATGGTGACTGAATTTATGTATATAATGCTTCGAGATTTGAAGCTAAATGTCCGAGAAATCCATTCAAGAAAGCCTCAGCTCTATAGAACTCGGATATCAGAAGAATTTCGAGATTCTAGTCGCTTGATTCTGGTGACCTCAGATGTTTCAACACGTGGAGTGAATTATCCAGGTGTCACCCTAGTCATTCAG GTTGGTGTTCCTTCAGATAGAGAGCACTACATCCATCGACTTGGAAGGACCGGAAGAGAAGGTAAATCTGGTAAAGGGATTCTTTTGCTTGCGCCATGGGAAGAGTATTTCTTAAATGAGATACATGATCTCCCGGTGCAGAAGTCTCAAACACCAAACATTGACGAGGAGATGAAACGAAAG GTTGATGGTTCAATAAAGATAGTTGATATGAGCATCAAGGAGGCAGCATATCACGCATGGCTTGGCTACTACAATTCAATAGGTGACGTTGGAAGAGACAAGACCATGCTTGTTGACCTAGCGAACAGGTTCTGTAAATCCATCGGTTTGGAAAAGCCTCCAGCACTGTACAGGAAAACTGCTCTGAAGATGGGCCTTAAGGATGTACCTGGGATTCGAATCAGGAAATAG